In a single window of the Harpia harpyja isolate bHarHar1 chromosome 3, bHarHar1 primary haplotype, whole genome shotgun sequence genome:
- the LOC128140194 gene encoding LOW QUALITY PROTEIN: inositol 1,4,5-trisphosphate receptor-interacting protein-like 1 (The sequence of the model RefSeq protein was modified relative to this genomic sequence to represent the inferred CDS: substituted 1 base at 1 genomic stop codon), which produces MAVIQFFTLIVQSILWNAQVVGDELDEATRERMQQREEYLSWEMTWLLQELEQGMQVLELRTQEQSGFAWGALLFAALQQWQFWAVAGVLLLLFGLCWWLRKRSCQPASSSKEASCRKKADKEEQKVKSSVAVDVGRISVKRLLDLPESFTMVDEMVDELLRMCRKLSRNSFMPRPKPAVGVRSALEGWSLCEDDAVYHLLVPLKPPRGHAFHLQLGTTGDVPARNSRLRVELECTCTRERLVEDVLCFLHHPKEELRKNQGPSLLGTLCTGPYLDMGKTTRWFQILVKAAWAVLPQSRHYRLTVLPSRRSCKLRLTNASDSPLLIEMIFGVQQDGLDTFLSIEXAEASVTSSRTWPESRAMAEVQFFRHMARPEVTPRGAAAAELSTLGTENTLLYRHWELLPHLSSTAKAHSGESDLMQLKRLLQGGL; this is translated from the coding sequence ATGGCTGTCATACAATTCTTCACCCTCATTGTGCAAAGCATCCTCTGGAACGCTCAGGTGGTCGGTGATGAGCTGGATGAGGCCACACGCGAGCGCATGCAGCAGCGTGAGGAGTACCTTAGCTGGGAGATGActtggctgctgcaggagctggagcaggggatgcaAGTGCTGGAGCTGAGGACCCAGGAGCAGAGCGGCTTTGCCTGGGGAgccctgctctttgctgccttGCAGCAGTGGCAGTTCTGGGCCGTTGCTggagtcctgctcctgctcttcgggctctgctggtggctcaggaaaaggagctgtcagccagccagcagcagcaaggaggccagCTGCAGAAAGAAGGCGGATAAGGAGGAGCAAAAAGTAAAATCCAGTGTTGCTGTGGATGTGGGCAGAATTTCAGTCAAGCGCCTCCTGGACCTGCCAGAATCGTTCACAATGGTGGACGAGATGGTGGATGAACTTCTCCGTATGTGCCGAAAACTTTCCAGGAATAGTTTTATGCCGCGACCGAAGCCAGCTGTCGGTGTGAGAAGCGCCTTAGAAGGTTGGAGTCTCTGTGAGGATGATGCTGTCTACCACCTGCTCGTGCCCCTGAAGCCCCCCCGTGGGCACGCCTTCCACCTGCAGCTGGGCACCACCGGGGACGTGCCAGCGAGGAACTCCAGGCTCCGCGTGGAGCTGGAGTGCACCTGCACGAGGGAGCGGCTGGTGGAGGACGTGCTGTGCTTCCTGCACCACCCCAAGGAGGAGCTGAGGAAAAATCAGGGTCCCAGCCTCCTAGGCACCCTCTGCACCGGCCCCTACCTAGACATGGGGAAAACCACCCGCTGGTTCCAGATCTTGGTAAAAGCAGCCTGGGCGGTTTTGCCTCAGTCGAGACACTACCGTTTAACCGTGCTGCCCTCCAGGCGCTCCTGCAAGCTCCGGCTGACGAACGCTTCCGATAGTCCCCTGCTGATTGAGATGATATTTGGGGTGCAGCAAGATGGCTTGGACACCTTCCTGAGCATCGAGTAGGCAGAGGCCAGTGTTACCAGCAGCAGGACGTGGCCAGAGAGCCGTGCTATGGCAGAGGTGCAGTTCTTCAGGCATATGGCCAGGCCTGAAGTAACTCcccggggagctgctgctgcagaactgAGCACGCTGGGCACGGAGAACACGCTCCTCTATCGGCACTGGGAATTGCTGCCGCACCTTTCCTCCACAGCAAAAGCACACTCTGGGGAGTCTGACCTGATGCAGCTGAAGAGGCTGTTGCAAGGAGGCTTGTGA
- the LOC128140193 gene encoding translation initiation factor IF-2-like, translating to MSQVPERITGTPAGQPRPSASPRLSDSQLPWCTGEGWARGRLKKPPRTSLRERAERNPPKPPLTARPAQASSWAEVSHSAAAHGREGRWAEPEGGAAGGGQVRQGSRKPRPERRPAPGAGLTPVPGAGRGGGPIPEGMSGGERPAAGGIARGENWRPKGDAGTRAPPSRGTARATGRVKKLGAAAWGSGRPVRAVSSSQWSADEEPHTLLVPVGPRRDNGEISHPGAPTGSDDGGQRAW from the exons ATGTCACAGGTGCCAGAGCGCATCACGGGCACGCccgccggccagccccggcctTCGGCCTCACCCCGGCTCAGCGACTCGCAGCTGCCCTGGTGTACTGGTGAAGGCTGGGCTAGA GGACGCCTTAAAAAGCCTCCGAGGACGTCCCTCAGAGAAAGGGCTGAGCGCAACCCGCCAAAACCGCCACTCACGGCCCGGCCCGCGCAGGCGTCGAGCTGGGCGGAAGTGTCCCACAGCGCCGCGGCTCACGGGCGCGAGGGCCGGTGGGCGGAGCcggagggcggcgcggcgggcggcgggcaggtcCGGCAAGGCAGTCGCAAGCCCCGCCCCGAACGCCGCCCCGCCCCTGGCGCGGGCCTGACCCCCgtccccggggcggggcggggcggcgggccgaTCCCGGAGGGGATGAGCGGCGGAGAAAGGCCGGCAGCCGGTGGAATCGCCAGAGGGGAAAACTGGAGACCGAAGGGAGACGCCGGCACCCGCGCCCCGCCCTCGCGCGGCACTGCGAGGGCAACGGGAAGAGTGAAGAAGCTAGGAGCTGCGGcgtggggttcaggccgccccgTCCGCGCGGTGAGTTCTTCCCAGTGGTCTGCTGATGAGGAGCCTCATACACTCTTGgttcctgtgggtccaagacgg GACAACGGAGAAATAAGCCATCCTGGTGCTCCTACTGGCAGTGATGATGGTGGCCAGCGTgcatggtga